The genomic DNA TATTTTCTGATGCCTTTGTGACCTTTCTACATCTTCTGCTTTGGTTCTGGCCAGAAGCTGGGAGGAATTTATTATGGCTGTCAATGGTTGAGACAATTCATGACATATAGTCCCCACCATTGCTATAGCAGTATTTAGCTGAGATTCTTTTTCCTTGTCTGAAACATTGCGTACAATCCATATCAATTCTAAATTCTGACCTGGAGGGCTTAAACAGGTCACCTCCCAGTGGACATTATCCCAAAACAGAATTTTGGAATGCTGCCTTTCATGGATATAGCTATCATTATCAGCAAGCGAAAGGTTACGAATAAAATCAGAAAATTCTTCAATTATCTCAGGCCGCATCTGAAAGAGGTTACGCGAAGCGTTCTGAGCCTCCTGCTGACTGTGACCAAGCATTTCAGATCCAGCTCTGTTGATAAAGATCACTTCCCCAGTAGATGATGACTGAATCATAGGAAACGGCAGGTGGCTGACAATGCTGTGCAGAGCAGCCTGCTTTTTGGATGCATCTTCCTGGAGCATTGTCATGGCGTTCAAGTCTTGAATCAGTTGGATAACGCCAATCACCTCACCGTCAAGAAATATCTTTTGACAGTTTACCTGATAAAACCCTTGCATCTGCCTTCTGAAGTGCATGAATCCTCTAATAGTCACAGCCCCATCCTCCATTAGGATTTCGAGGTCTGGATCAGGAAAGAATTGCCTGTAATCAACAAGAGTAAAGTTCTGCATGAGCATCTGACCGATCAGTAAGCGGTCTTCATTGTAAAATATGCGGCCAATATCTTTTTTTGAGATAACAGACTCAGCACTCACCTTGGTCAAACGCTCACAACTGCTGTTCCAATGCGATACAAACCCATGTTTATTAAAGGTTATGGTTGGAAAAGGCAGGGCCTCAACCAGTTTTTCAAGAATCTTGATTTTCTTTTCGTATTTTTTTTTATAAACTGACCGAGCTATGATATTAATTATCACTGCTTTACCAGGAACTTCTTCAGTCAAATCAATATTCAGAGGTAAATTGGTCCGCAAATCTTTTTTCAGCTCCAAATCATTAACAAGCAATGCAATAAAATCCAAAGAACAGTGCTGCACCATCTCTCTCCAGGTCGTAAAGACAGGAATTTCAGCTTGGAAATCTCCCTGGTCCGTCAGGCACACTCCTGAAACCACTGTGGAGTAGTCTACACCTGCATTAGTCAATTTATTGACTACCTGATTCAAAAATCTCCCAGGACCTAACAGACCGATTTTATGATACACTGAACTTGCCTTAGTGTTAACTGATTAGCTATTTCAATAAAAAATTTGCAGTACCGAACCGTTTGATTCAAATTCTCTTGTAACTTCGTCCTTTGGTTACGGAAACCAGATTTTGAAAACCAAAGCTCAAATTAAACTCTGCTTCCAGGTGCCTTAAGCCTTACCCTCGACGATTAATAACAAGGG from Desulfonatronovibrio magnus includes the following:
- a CDS encoding histidine kinase dimerization/phospho-acceptor domain-containing protein, encoding MNQVVNKLTNAGVDYSTVVSGVCLTDQGDFQAEIPVFTTWREMVQHCSLDFIALLVNDLELKKDLRTNLPLNIDLTEEVPGKAVIINIIARSVYKKKYEKKIKILEKLVEALPFPTITFNKHGFVSHWNSSCERLTKVSAESVISKKDIGRIFYNEDRLLIGQMLMQNFTLVDYRQFFPDPDLEILMEDGAVTIRGFMHFRRQMQGFYQVNCQKIFLDGEVIGVIQLIQDLNAMTMLQEDASKKQAALHSIVSHLPFPMIQSSSTGEVIFINRAGSEMLGHSQQEAQNASRNLFQMRPEIIEEFSDFIRNLSLADNDSYIHERQHSKILFWDNVHWEVTCLSPPGQNLELIWIVRNVSDKEKESQLNTAIAMVGTICHELSQPLTAIINSSQLLARTKAEDVERSQRHQKIISEQGDRLFDIYRKLQNITQVRMQKYLDTQILDLDESVEEMHFQKNDKKS